GCTTATTTATCTTATCAATCTTTTTCTATAAATTAGCGCAAATGAAAATAGCATTAATGCAAGCGCAATCATCATCCATGTCGATAAAGTTGGGACCTGTGGGACACTATAAACAACGCTTGCATTAACTAATGTTGTTCTGTCAAACAAAAGAGGCACCTCATTTGAACCACCAAGTACAGCGCTTAAATTTCGAACATTCTCGACAGTCAGCTCCTCTTGAGCTAGATTCATCTCAAAGACTGTTCCTCTAGCTACTTGAACTACCATGAGCGGAGGAGAAGCAAATATCGGGGTTTCCGCGGAGAAACTACAAATGCTCCAAGGATATTAGGCCCTATATCTGTTAATAGATTAGTCTGTGGCTCTAAACGATTGTATGCAGAAAAGAAAACCCCTCTCAGAAAAGGATCATCTGTAGTATCAGAACTTATCCCGATTCTAAGTGTTACACTTTCTATTACAGCATTATCCGGAATAGACGGGAAATCAAAATTTAAAAGAACATCACTTCCTATAGAACCAGGATTTGAACCTGCTGATGGTTGGTAGAAAGTATTAGGGTTATTATCTAGTAGATTTGCTAGATTTTGATCTGAGGACAGCGGAGTTGTCATTATAGCCTGAGGAGTAGTAAAGCCTCCATCAGCTCTGTGAGCAATTCCATCTGAAGGCGGTATCATATCTACAGATACTATCTTGCCGATACTAAGATTTGGTAAAGCTAATATCAAAAAGAAAAAACAACTAATAAAGATCTTACATTTATGAATTGAATCAAACATGGCCCCCTCCTTTTTGTTCCAAGCAATAATACTTAAAGATATTATAGATATTGTGATACTAGCATAAATATCTATTTATAAGGATGCGAATTATTTAAAAACGTTTCACTTTGATTTGTTGTATTCGCTTATAGTCATAATAGCAAGCTTGAATTTTGGATCATATTTCTTAGTACAATGACTGCATGAATAGCTTCTTCTGACTTTTCTATAAAAGTGAGTAGCCTTATCACAAGCGGGACAAACCCCTACATACTTTCCCTCCGGCATGTTGAGCCCCTCTCCAGATGCACATCTTTTGGGTTCACATCCAACTTTAAGAGCATACTTTTTCCAAGTTTTATCATGATTTGTTTTCCCTGTATCTAAATAATGGAGCGCATGCGCTATTTCATGTA
This portion of the Thermodesulfobacteriota bacterium genome encodes:
- a CDS encoding IPTL-CTERM sorting domain-containing protein, yielding MNLAQEELTVENVRNLSAVLGGSNEVPLLFDRTTLVNASVVYSVPQVPTLSTWMMIALALMLFSFALIYRKRLIR
- a CDS encoding SprT-like domain-containing protein, coding for MTSPQELIKEWEYQKAKWGLGGWELKLSNQKRHLGYCRPKQRVISISRAFMKTNSFSIIKDTLLHEIAHALHYLDTGKTNHDKTWKKYALKVGCEPKRCASGEGLNMPEGKYVGVCPACDKATHFYRKVRRSYSCSHCTKKYDPKFKLAIMTISEYNKSK